A window of uncultured Methanoregula sp. genomic DNA:
TGGACATCTCGGCGATGATCTCCTTGGGGCCCACCGCGTACCCGAGCCGCCAGCCGGTCATGGCATAGGCTTTCGAGAACCCGTTGATGGTGATCGTCCGGTGGTGCATATCGCCGATGGAGGCGAGTGAGATATGCTCTTTGCCGTAGATCATCTTCTCGTAGATCTCATCCGACATCGCGTATATGTCGTTGTCCTCGCAGAGATCGGCGACGAGATTCATGGATTTTTTGTCAAGAACCGCACCCGAGGGGTTCGAGGGGGAGTTGACCACGATCATCTTGGTCTTCTTATTAACCCGTTCGAGCACGGAATCGTCGAGCTGGAAGGTCTTCTGGCTGACCGCGTGCTTCACGGTCTTCCCGCCGGCGATATGGACGCAGGGCTCGTAGGAGACCCAGGCCGGGGTGAGGATGATCGTCTCGTCGCCCGGGTTGAGGACGGCCTCCATGGCTTCGTAAATGGCATCCTTCGCGCCGCAGGCAACGATCACCTGCTGGGGAGTGCAGGGGAACTTGTTCTCTTTATTGATCTTCTCGCTGATCGCCGAGAGCAGTTCGGGGATGCCGCTGCTCGGGGCGTAATGCGTCTCGCCCCGCTTCAGCGCATCGATGCAGGCATCCGTGATGTGCTGCGGGGTGGCGAAGTCGGGTTCGCCAATCGACATGCTGATGACGTCGATTCCCTGCCGCTGCATGGCTTTGGCCTTGTTCGAGATCGCGATCGTTGCCGACTCGGTCACGCCGGCGATCTTCGCCGACAGCGGCTTCATCTCAACCGCTTGACCATCTTGATGGCTGACTCAACGGCCCGCTTTGCGTAATCGATCCGCTCGTTGGCCTCAAGCCTCGTCATGCCGGGGCCGGAGATGCCAAGGGCAACCGGTTTTCCGAACTCGAGCGAGAGATCGATGATCTTCCGGGCTGCATGCTGCACCACGATCTCGTCGTGCTGGGTAGCGCCCTCGATAACGCAGCCGATGGTGATGACCGCGTCGACTTTTCCTGCCACCAGCAGTTTCTTGATCGCAAGCGGCATGTCGTACGCGCCGGGCACATAGATGGTGTCGGTCACTTCTGCGCCGAGGAATGCTGCATGTTCGCGGCCTTCAATCTCCATCATGTACGTGATGTCGCGGTTGAACTCCGCAACAACGAATCCCAGTTTTATCGGGTTGGTGTCACACATATTCTAATCATCTCATGTAAATGGTCATTAATGCGTAGGCTTGGTCTTATTTCCGGGCCGGGCCGGCATCCTCGAAACCCTGCCGCTGCCCGGTCCCCGCCTCGCGTTCGAGCTCCTTCGGGCGGAGCACGAGTTTTACCGCATTGACCGCATGCTCCCGGGTGCGCTGCTCCATGAGCCAGGCCAGCTCGCGGTCGTCCTTTGCCTCGTCCTCGTGGACGAAGACCTCGATGATGTGGGTGTTCGTCATGAGCTGGCACATGATAAGGCCCTGCGAGGCCTCATGGGCGCAGAGCTTGTCCTTGTCCTTGCCCCCGGGCATGCCCAGCGCCATGACGATATCGCACCGGCGTTCTTCGATCAGTTTCTTGCAGGCAACGGGGAGGTCCTTGACCCCGGGCACCGTTACCCGTTCGATTGCCACACTGGCATGTTTCTTGAGCTCATCTACGGCGATGGCTCCCATGTTGACGCGGGAGAAAGTGGTGTCGGCGACCCCCACTCTCATCCCAGCACCTCGGCGGCTGCCCCGACGCCGCAGCCCTCCGGCTTGTACCCGCACTTCTTCAGCGCGTGCTGCGTGGCTGCAAGGGTGGCGAGGATCTCCGGTGCGCCGACAGCGCCCATGCTGCCGATCCGGAAGATCTTCCCCTTGAGCTGGTCCTGGCCGCCCGCGATCACGATGCCCATCTTCTTGACAATGCCCCTCATCTCGTCATCCTTGACGCCGGAGGGATACTCGATGGCCGTAACCGTGGACGAATAGTTATGATTCTTGT
This region includes:
- a CDS encoding pyridoxal phosphate-dependent aminotransferase is translated as MKPLSAKIAGVTESATIAISNKAKAMQRQGIDVISMSIGEPDFATPQHITDACIDALKRGETHYAPSSGIPELLSAISEKINKENKFPCTPQQVIVACGAKDAIYEAMEAVLNPGDETIILTPAWVSYEPCVHIAGGKTVKHAVSQKTFQLDDSVLERVNKKTKMIVVNSPSNPSGAVLDKKSMNLVADLCEDNDIYAMSDEIYEKMIYGKEHISLASIGDMHHRTITINGFSKAYAMTGWRLGYAVGPKEIIAEMSKVQQHSISQATTFAMWGGVAALKGDQACVEDMRKEFDRRRKYVIAELNAMGYETAPADGAFYAFVKVAGDDMEVASRWLEKGHVAATPGSAFDAPGWIRLSYAASMEKLQEAMDRIKRVG
- the ribH gene encoding 6,7-dimethyl-8-ribityllumazine synthase, giving the protein MCDTNPIKLGFVVAEFNRDITYMMEIEGREHAAFLGAEVTDTIYVPGAYDMPLAIKKLLVAGKVDAVITIGCVIEGATQHDEIVVQHAARKIIDLSLEFGKPVALGISGPGMTRLEANERIDYAKRAVESAIKMVKRLR
- the ribC gene encoding riboflavin synthase, which encodes MRVGVADTTFSRVNMGAIAVDELKKHASVAIERVTVPGVKDLPVACKKLIEERRCDIVMALGMPGGKDKDKLCAHEASQGLIMCQLMTNTHIIEVFVHEDEAKDDRELAWLMEQRTREHAVNAVKLVLRPKELEREAGTGQRQGFEDAGPARK